The genomic DNA ATTACCTTTTTTAACAAATCCAAATTGTGCAAGCACAGATAACAACAGCAAACCAATACCAACAAAAGACAAGCCTAATGTAGCAGTATCACCGGTATTAGGAAGAGTAGCAACAGTAGCTTGATTAACTACTTTATGTGCTTCAGATTCAATTTTCAGTGTTTCAGATTTTGTATCAAAAGATTCAATACCTTTTTCCTGCTTTAATTCATCTTCTGCCGTTAAAACAGAAAAAACAGAATTTTTAGCATAAAATCCGTTCCCAACACCTTTCAAATCAGAAATCAAAACCTCCTGACCTAAAATATCTTTCTGAAGTTGATTCAAACAAAGCTTAAATTGATCCAACTCAGCTAAACCAAACAACTTAGATACTTCTAAATCTTTCAAAAGAGTTTCTAAGCTTTGTTTCTTAAGTAACAAAGTTTGATACCCCTGCCGTTTTAATTCCAACTCTCCTTTTACTTTAAGACTATCAACCAATTTAAATGAGCTATCCGTTATGAAAGCTTTAACATCCATCCCTTCATACCGACTCAAAGCATCAGAAGAATTAACAGTCCAAACATACACATCAAACCCTGCATCAATAATTTTTTGAACATTCAAAGGATGTACACCATGCCCAACAGAAGCAATCACCTTTCGCTGCCCATTGTTAAGAGATTGTAAGGTTTCCATCAAATTAGGTCTGAAAGTTCCCGCTAACACTTCCAATTGAGCTTCAGGAGCGAAACTATTAAAGTCCTCAAATTCTTCCCAATAAAATGTTGCCCAGCCTGTTTTATCTTCCATACCATGTTTCTGAGTTATTTCATACAATGCTTTTTTATGCTCAAGATCAAAGTCTTGTTTCAATTCAACATGAATATCAACACCTGATTCTTTAGAAAAAGAAACAAACTCATCAAAAGTCAAAAGCTTCGTACCTCGGAACTCCTCACCCAAGTACAGACCGTAATCAAACTTAGAAAGATAATCAAAGGTATTCTCTGAAATTTTTACCACTTCAGCAATAACAGTACCATCCACATTACGTGCAATACGGTTAATTGTTTCATCATGGTGCATAACAGCCACCCCATCTGCAGTCATCTGAATATCACCTTCCAAATGGGTAAAACCATCTTCTACTGCTTTCTGATAAGCAAGTAAACTAGCTTCAGGAACCACATTATCTCCAGAATTGCCTCGGTGACTTACCATATCCGGTACAGTATTTTCCAGCTCAGTAATTTCCTCACTTAACTTTTCAGCCTCTGATTGCAAGATATTTAATTCATCCTCAGTAGCAACTATTTCTTTTTCAAGTTCCCCAATTGCCGTTTCTTTAGCAGCAATTTCTTTTAAAAGGCCTTCTTCCTCTACTTTTAAATCAAGAAGAGTTTCTTCCTGAACCACAATCTCACTTTCCAAATCAGAGCTTTCTTTAAAAGCTTCTTCCTGAATTGTAGCAGGTACAGTTTTCTGAACATTATCCAACAAGATTCCTTCTTCAGTTCCTTCTTCTGTCAGCTCAGCTTCCTGCTTAAGAGCAGAATCCGTACTTTGACTAACCAAAGATACTTCTTCAGCATTAACTGTATTTGATACAGTCACAAACATTGCCAACACACAAGCTACAAGAACTTTCCCAACTTTCCTAAAACCAAATTTCTGCATTTCTTTCTCACTTTCTCACTTACTATTATTTTGTTAATTTATTTAATTTCCTTTAATTTTTAATCAATCAATACCCCTCTTTCAAACCAACGATTTTTAAAGCGATCTTTTAACTCCGTGTCAAAATAAAAAAGATGACGGCTAAAATATAAGCCATCACCTTTCAAATAAAACGCCAACAAATCATCTTTAAATGTTTCCAAAAACTCTTTTAACGCCCCCATATCACGTTCACTTCTGATATAAGGATATACCGGACTGTATTCTTCTTCAGAATTGTTGATTACAACAACACCCCAAATATACCTATCCGTTTGCATATTACAATCAAAGATTGCTTTCTTTACAATTCTAATTTCACAAATCGAACTCACCTCTCCCTTAAATATTATCGAAGTTATCTTCTCAAAGGAACGGCCGGAGGAATGTAGGGGGGAAAACAACCGCTCCTTTGAGAAGATAACCATATAAACATACAACTTAGCCCTTAATCCATAGTTCCACCTCGAACTAAAGCCCAAGCTCCAACCAATAATAAAATAAAAATAAAAACTAATATCAATAACACTATAAACCTTCCTTAACTCTCATTTCTATTTTCTCTCATTCTTTTTAAAGCAACAGATAAAAGACTATCTGGGAAAAGATAATCTCCAACACAACATTTTTCAACAATTGAAAGATAATTTTTATTAGATGTTGTAACAATTTCTTCAACTCTATCAGAACCAATA from Streptococcus oriscaviae includes the following:
- a CDS encoding glycerophosphodiester phosphodiesterase family protein; this encodes MQKFGFRKVGKVLVACVLAMFVTVSNTVNAEEVSLVSQSTDSALKQEAELTEEGTEEGILLDNVQKTVPATIQEEAFKESSDLESEIVVQEETLLDLKVEEEGLLKEIAAKETAIGELEKEIVATEDELNILQSEAEKLSEEITELENTVPDMVSHRGNSGDNVVPEASLLAYQKAVEDGFTHLEGDIQMTADGVAVMHHDETINRIARNVDGTVIAEVVKISENTFDYLSKFDYGLYLGEEFRGTKLLTFDEFVSFSKESGVDIHVELKQDFDLEHKKALYEITQKHGMEDKTGWATFYWEEFEDFNSFAPEAQLEVLAGTFRPNLMETLQSLNNGQRKVIASVGHGVHPLNVQKIIDAGFDVYVWTVNSSDALSRYEGMDVKAFITDSSFKLVDSLKVKGELELKRQGYQTLLLKKQSLETLLKDLEVSKLFGLAELDQFKLCLNQLQKDILGQEVLISDLKGVGNGFYAKNSVFSVLTAEDELKQEKGIESFDTKSETLKIESEAHKVVNQATVATLPNTGDTATLGLSFVGIGLLLLSVLAQFGFVKKGN